A window of Salvelinus alpinus chromosome 31, SLU_Salpinus.1, whole genome shotgun sequence contains these coding sequences:
- the LOC139561302 gene encoding active breakpoint cluster region-related protein-like isoform X1 encodes MEVFMEAAAYLESQHIPVEAVGEPSPDPLQEDVFPEEDLFSPHQTDSMDLPDTPVLRTPGEMLDRRLMVLRTILDSEKLFLNELETLLMPMKALKATAGTSQPVLSSQQVQIVFYQVPELRDLHRDFYTGMRDRLGHLEPQAHPETDQGPGPGSEQGEAKEQGQSGYQLMVGDLFLKILSQLGVYRGFIDNYESAVEIVRRCTQTDQRFRILAESMMSHNGSDRSKTKYTFEALLYKPLERITKTTLVLHDLLKHTPQQHSDHPVLHEVLRLSRSFLSGVNEGSQCKREVTLSRGMRRQLIRDGFVVEVCEGGRNLRHLFLYTDLLLCTKLKGGAQGKQAQYRFCWYLPLAGLKLHWGPEMERTTDTHHRIHATRVKMYLLRHELRQTMKPVRQKCLAARTIERSRWKKMEQLELMILTHSPLLPLELHSPSGKAHTHTHIHTHTHTHTHTHTHTHTHTHTHTHTHTHTHTHTHTHTHTHTHTHTHTHTHTHTHTHTHTHTHTHTHTDTHSHKHVGVLFQSHTLVMSSLYELEEWREAIHKLTGDNIEMVPPDLLTLTSSCVKLRMTQQPPLHSILPGEEQSLCGTLSVAVHSACGLQQPASVYVCVEVDGFEFYESQAQTHSSDSSLSPHWDQEFSFQVDGAQNLKVLCVLQPEEGESCEDRVICKTSIQLDPGLLQKRWRRQTLSLGHVEVTMSLKYCPHPLDPPCLVPAQQQSIFCKPIGAVAQQEGVLVPHVVRCCVEEVERRGLEEVGIYRLSAATSDITNLKTAFNTSLREAVTRLRCVDVNAVSGILKLYFRELPEPLIPTELFQSFTKALDIPDLSSRSVTMLSLLQSCPSVNQNTFLFLLHHLKRVSDRQHVNKMPLMNLATVFGPSLLRPPVAILGQCSPTVDISQEVEVQVQVVYFYLQCDNLPEAQTCISHDTETTEEDETTNI; translated from the exons CCTATGAAGGCTCTAAAGGCCACAGCAGGGACGTCTCAGCCGGTTCTGTCCAGCCAGCAGGTCCAGATTGTGTTCTACCAGGTTCCTGAGCTCAGAGACCTGCACAGAGACTTCTACACTGGCATGAGGGACCGCCTGGGGCACCTGGAGCCACAagcacacccagagacagaccaGGGGCCCGGGCCAGGGTCGGAGCAGGGGGAGGCGAAAGAGCAAGGCCAAAGCGGCTACCAGCTAATGGTTGGAGACCTCTTCCTAAAGATT ttgagCCAGCTAGGTGTGTATCGTGGATTCATTGATAACTATGAGAGTGCTGTTGAGATCGTGAGGAGGTGTACTCAGACTGACCAGCGCTTCAGGATACTGGCCGAG AGTATGATGTCTCATAATGGATCAGACAGATCTAAAACGAAATACACCTTTGAGG CTCTCCTGTACAAGCCTCTGGAGAGAATCACCAAGACAACCCTAGTGCTGCAT GACCTGTTGAAACACACTCCCCAGCAGCATAGTGACCACCCCGTGCTGCACGAGGTTCTGAGACTGTCCCGGAGCTTCCTGTCTGGGGTCAACGAGGGATCACAGTGCAAACGAGAGGTCACCCTCAGCAGAGGCATG CGGCGCCAGCTGATTCGTGACGGCTTCGTGGTGGAAGTGTGTGAGGGGGGGCGTAACCTTCGCCATCTCTTCCTGTACACTGACCTGCTGCTGTGCACCAAACTCAAGGGCGGGGCCCAAGG TAAGCAGGCCCAGTACAGGTTCTGCTGGTACCTGCCTCTGGCTGGACTGAAACTCCACTGGGGACCAGAGATGGAGCGCACTACAGACACACATCACCGCATACACGCCACAAGAGTCAAGATGTACCTGCTTAGACACGAGCTGCGACAGACAATG AAGCCTGTCCGACAGAAGTGCTTGGCAGCTCGTACTATAGAGCGAAGCAGATGGAAGAAGATGGAGCAGCTTGAACTGATGATTCTgacacactctcctctcctcccgctGGAACTACACAGCCCCagcggaaaggcacacacacacacacacatccacacacacacacacacacacacacacacacacacacacacacacacacacacacacacacacacacacacacacacacacacacacacacacacacacacacacacacacacacacacacacacacacacacacacacacacacacacacacacacacacacacacacacacacacacacacacacacacacacacagacacacactctcacaagCATGTGGGTGTTCTTTTTCAGAGCCACACTTTGGTGATGTCATCTCTGTATGAactagaggagtggagagaggccATCCACAAACTCACCGGAGATA ACATAGAAATGGTTCCTCCAGACCTGCTCACCCTAACCAGCTCCTGTGTCAAACTGAGAATGACCCAACAGCCTCCCCTTCACAGCATACTGCCTG gtgAGGAACAGTCTCTATGTGGGACTCTTAGTGTAGCCGTTCACTCTGCCTGTGGACTACAACAGCCAGCCA gtgtgtatgtgtgtgtggaggtggatGGCTTTGAGTTCTATGAGAGCCAGGCCCAGACCCACTCCTCTGACAGCAGCCTCAGCCCTCACTGGGACCAG GAGTTCTCCTTCCAGGTGGATGGGGCTCAGAACCTCAAGGTGCTGTGTGTGTTGCAGCCAGAGGAAGGAGAGAGCTGTGAGGACCGAGTCATTTGCAAGACCTCTATACAG CTGGACCCAGGCCTCCTACAGAAGCGATGGAGGAGACAGACCCTCTCTCTAGGCCATGTGGAGGTGACTATGTCTCTAAAGTACTGCCCTCACCCTCTAGACCCGCCCTGTCTGGTCCCTGCCCAGCAACAGTCCATCTTCTGCAAGCCCATTGGAGCTGTGGCACA ACAAGAGGGTGTCCTGGTGCCACATGTGGTGCGTTGCTGTGTGGAGGAGGTGGAGCGGAGAGGACTGGAGGAAGTGGGCATCTATAGGCTATCAGCAGCAACCAGTGACATCACCAACCTCAAGACTGCTTTCAACACCA gtctgcgTGAGGCAGTGACCAGGTTGAGGTGTGTAGATGTGAATGCTGTCTCAGGTATACTGAAGCTCTACTTCAGAGAACTCCCTGAACCTCTCATACCAACAGAACTGTTCCAGAGCTTCACCAAGGCGTTGG ACATTCCAGACCTGAGCTCCAGGAGTGTGACCATGTTGTCTCTGCTCCAGTCCTGTCCCTCCGTCAACCAAAACAccttcctgttcctcctccaccacctcaaaCG AgtgtcagacagacagcatgTGAACAAGATGCCTCTGATGAACCTGGCCACTGTGTTTGGTCCCAGTCTACTGCGTCCCCCTGTGGCTATTCTGGGACAGTGCAGCCCGACAGTGGACATCTCTCAGGAGGTGGAAGTGCAG gtccAGGTTGTGTATTTCTATCTGCAGTGTGACAACCTGCCCGAAGCCCAGACATGCATATCACATGACACAGAGACCACTGAGGAAGATGAGACCACCAACATATGA